The bacterium genome contains a region encoding:
- a CDS encoding chorismate synthase, with product MASNSFGRFLRVTTFGESHGHGLGVVIDGLPAGLDVDVDAVQREMDRRRPGQSDITTPRNEADAIQVWSGLFEGRTTGTPLAIAFVNADQKSSAYEKLADVFRPGHADYT from the coding sequence CGGCCGATTTTTGCGCGTCACGACCTTCGGCGAAAGCCACGGGCACGGGCTTGGCGTCGTCATCGACGGCCTGCCCGCGGGGCTTGACGTCGATGTCGACGCGGTGCAACGCGAGATGGACCGCCGGCGGCCGGGCCAGTCGGATATCACGACACCGCGCAACGAGGCGGATGCCATTCAGGTGTGGAGCGGCCTGTTCGAGGGGCGTACGACCGGTACGCCACTCGCGATCGCTTTCGTGAACGCCGACCAGAAATCGTCCGCGTACGAAAAGCTCGCCGACGTTTTCCGCCCCGGTCACGCCGATTACACT